The following proteins come from a genomic window of Winogradskyella sp. PC-19:
- a CDS encoding DUF4350 domain-containing protein — translation MGKRGKIYIGLILLTVVALVVFEMTKPKDINWFPSYATHHKIPYGSYVFTEQLKKISDLVVTIDRPPYEYLKKNNIKGTYLFYNGGINFGEAELESLLDWTSEGNTLLVSAVDFEYKLLDTLNLETESVNIFNNFENKFQLQHVNSNLSDNKYKVSKASTLFHFTKIDTLNTKVIGVIEKFGIEKDSANTPLINVIKQPFGDGQIILSTFPQTFTNYFILEAPNQNYTAGLLSYLDTNQPIYVDQHYKSGKKFYTSPMYLFLNTKELKWAYYLVLIGVLVYIIFEGKRKQRAIPIIKPLKNQSIDFTRTIANMYYESSKHKEIAEHKIQHFLEYIRNHMFLMTSEINPEFIKNLAARSNNSVEDTEQLFSYIESLQQQSAINNIQLERLNTLIETFKSHNQWKTKK, via the coding sequence TTGGGTAAACGCGGAAAAATATATATCGGTCTAATTCTACTTACAGTTGTTGCACTTGTAGTTTTTGAGATGACAAAACCCAAAGACATTAATTGGTTTCCGTCGTATGCAACACATCATAAAATTCCTTATGGTAGTTATGTGTTTACAGAGCAATTAAAAAAAATTTCAGACTTAGTTGTTACTATAGATAGACCTCCATATGAATATCTAAAAAAAAATAATATTAAAGGTACTTATCTTTTTTATAACGGCGGCATAAACTTTGGCGAAGCAGAATTAGAAAGTCTTCTCGACTGGACTTCAGAAGGGAATACACTACTTGTCTCTGCCGTAGATTTTGAGTATAAATTACTAGACACCCTAAATCTAGAAACAGAATCAGTTAACATTTTTAATAATTTTGAAAACAAGTTTCAACTCCAACATGTAAATTCAAATTTAAGTGATAATAAGTATAAGGTCAGCAAAGCTTCTACGCTATTTCATTTTACAAAGATTGATACACTTAATACGAAAGTGATTGGCGTTATAGAAAAATTTGGAATAGAAAAAGACTCCGCAAATACGCCTTTAATAAACGTTATAAAGCAGCCTTTTGGTGATGGACAAATTATTCTAAGTACTTTTCCGCAGACCTTTACAAACTATTTTATATTAGAAGCTCCTAACCAGAATTACACTGCAGGACTGTTATCTTATTTGGATACTAATCAACCAATTTATGTAGACCAACACTATAAATCTGGAAAAAAATTCTACACGTCACCTATGTATTTATTTTTGAACACCAAAGAGCTTAAATGGGCTTATTACCTAGTTTTAATAGGCGTCTTGGTATATATAATTTTTGAAGGAAAACGAAAACAACGCGCCATTCCCATTATAAAACCTTTAAAAAATCAATCCATAGATTTTACACGAACTATTGCAAACATGTATTATGAAAGCAGCAAACACAAAGAAATTGCAGAGCATAAAATTCAGCATTTTTTGGAATACATCAGAAATCATATGTTTTTAATGACCTCTGAAATAAATCCAGAATTCATAAAAAATCTTGCTGCTAGAAGTAATAACTCAGTTGAAGATACCGAGCAACTTTTTAGTTATATAGAAAGTCTTCAGCAACAATCAGCAATAAACAACATACAATTAGAAAGGCTAAATACCTTAATAGAAACTTTTAAATCCCATAACCAATGGAAAACGAAGAAATAA
- a CDS encoding RNA polymerase sigma factor, with protein MTQENKFVEVIQDNEGILYKMTRLYANDKDDQKDLYQDIVYQLWKSFNTFKGDAKLSTWIYRIALNTSLLFLKNKKRKGYKTSLDDLALIDENYDPVLEERLKILYAHIRELGEVDKGIVFLFLEGKKYEEISEITGMSTSNVGTRMARIKEKLNKQIIKK; from the coding sequence ATGACACAAGAAAACAAATTTGTAGAAGTAATTCAAGACAATGAGGGAATCCTATACAAAATGACAAGGTTATATGCCAATGATAAGGATGACCAAAAGGACTTATATCAAGATATCGTATATCAGTTATGGAAATCTTTTAACACATTTAAAGGTGATGCAAAACTAAGTACTTGGATATATCGCATCGCACTAAATACATCGCTGTTATTTCTAAAGAATAAGAAAAGAAAAGGATACAAAACATCACTTGATGATTTAGCACTGATAGATGAAAATTACGACCCAGTTCTTGAAGAACGTCTTAAAATATTATACGCTCACATTAGAGAACTCGGTGAGGTTGATAAAGGAATTGTTTTTCTTTTTTTAGAGGGAAAAAAGTATGAAGAAATATCTGAAATAACAGGTATGTCTACCAGTAATGTTGGAACACGTATGGCAAGGATAAAAGAAAAATTGAACAAACAAATAATAAAAAAATAA
- a CDS encoding trimeric intracellular cation channel family protein — protein MFIQAIDILGTIAFAISGVLVAMNKKMDAFGVFIIAFVTAVGGGTLRDVLIGATPVFWMTDMTFITVISAAAFFAVVFRKYIRHLRRSLFLFDTIGIGLYTVIGIEKGLAADLNPVICIALGTMSACFGGVIRDILCNEIPVIFRKEVYASACIIGGLTYFLMLQFLEERNYLFLIAGAVVIIVRLLAVIFKVSLPSLYKSKT, from the coding sequence ATGTTTATCCAAGCCATAGACATCTTAGGAACTATAGCTTTTGCTATATCTGGTGTATTAGTAGCCATGAATAAAAAAATGGATGCTTTTGGCGTATTTATTATTGCGTTTGTCACTGCTGTTGGTGGTGGTACGTTAAGAGATGTTCTTATAGGTGCAACACCTGTTTTTTGGATGACGGATATGACATTTATAACAGTTATTTCTGCAGCTGCATTTTTTGCTGTGGTCTTCAGAAAGTATATCAGACACTTACGTAGATCTTTATTTTTATTCGATACTATTGGTATAGGGTTATATACGGTTATTGGCATCGAAAAAGGCCTAGCTGCAGACTTAAATCCAGTAATTTGTATTGCTTTAGGGACAATGTCAGCTTGTTTTGGTGGTGTTATACGAGATATTTTGTGTAACGAAATACCTGTAATTTTCCGAAAAGAAGTCTATGCATCGGCATGTATCATAGGTGGTTTGACGTATTTTTTAATGCTTCAATTTTTAGAAGAACGAAACTATTTGTTTTTGATTGCTGGAGCAGTTGTTATTATTGTACGCTTACTGGCCGTAATTTTCAAAGTAAGCTTACCCAGTTTGTATAAATCAAAAACTTAG
- a CDS encoding DUF4129 domain-containing protein, with protein MRYIIIIVFLFSINFLAFSQEEIRPDYYDDSNIEKQTISEKDLETYKADEEFNYTEVKKEENIFDKFVRWLRNLLRQFWESIFGIGSVTGFLYFIFRVLPYLLLAILIYLLIRFFLKVNSNNIIGKQQEKGQISYSEEEQIIKNEDIDALIHQAIKQKNYRLAIRYYYLLALKKLTETDNIEWQPQKTNEDYITELDNTYYKPDFENITKIYDYVWYGEFNIDAVKFESLKLPFESLNKTITIG; from the coding sequence ATGCGCTATATAATTATAATAGTTTTTTTGTTTTCAATTAACTTTTTGGCATTCTCCCAAGAGGAAATTCGACCTGACTATTATGATGATTCTAATATAGAAAAGCAAACTATCTCTGAAAAGGATTTAGAAACCTATAAAGCAGATGAAGAGTTTAACTATACCGAAGTTAAAAAAGAAGAAAACATTTTTGACAAGTTTGTACGTTGGCTAAGAAATTTATTACGCCAATTCTGGGAATCTATATTTGGTATAGGCTCAGTAACTGGATTCTTATATTTTATTTTTAGAGTTTTACCGTATTTACTTCTTGCAATTTTAATTTATTTATTAATAAGATTTTTTTTAAAAGTAAACTCGAATAATATTATTGGTAAGCAACAAGAAAAAGGGCAGATATCCTATTCCGAAGAAGAGCAAATCATTAAAAACGAAGATATAGATGCTCTAATTCATCAAGCAATCAAACAAAAAAACTATAGACTCGCCATTAGATACTACTATTTATTAGCTCTAAAAAAGCTAACAGAAACAGATAATATAGAATGGCAACCACAAAAAACTAATGAAGATTATATTACCGAGCTCGACAATACATATTATAAACCAGATTTTGAAAATATTACTAAAATCTACGATTATGTTTGGTATGGTGAGTTTAATATTGATGCCGTAAAATTTGAAAGCTTAAAATTGCCATTTGAATCTTTAAACAAAACTATAACAATTGGGTAA
- a CDS encoding stage II sporulation protein M yields the protein MREAAFVKQNKDKWLEFENVISNKTNIDPDLLSDIYIEITDHLSYAKTFYKNSNTERYLNQLGSKAHQLIYKTKKESKNRLFSFFKTEFPLMFRQHHRELLIAFLTFSFFVFVGAYSTASDGDFVRTFGLSDGYVNMTLENIEKGDPMAVYKEQGEFNMFLGITLNNIKVALFAFAYGIMFGIGSLFIMMRNGIMLGSFQYFFYDQGLLWESARTIWIHGTIEISVIVIAGCAGLVLGNGILFTGTYTRLESFKRGVKNGLKILISTIPFFIIAGFLEGFVTRHTEMPDWLAILIIGGSLALILWYYVFYPIKLQRRLDQVSINKNEIQLESIN from the coding sequence ATGCGCGAAGCTGCTTTTGTAAAGCAAAATAAAGATAAATGGTTAGAATTTGAAAATGTTATTTCAAATAAAACCAATATTGACCCAGATTTGCTTTCTGATATATACATTGAGATTACTGACCATCTCAGTTATGCAAAGACTTTCTATAAAAACAGTAATACAGAACGCTATCTAAACCAGTTGGGTTCAAAGGCTCATCAACTGATATATAAAACAAAAAAGGAGTCTAAAAATAGATTATTCTCATTTTTTAAAACAGAATTTCCATTGATGTTTCGTCAGCATCATCGCGAATTACTAATAGCTTTTTTAACCTTTTCCTTTTTCGTTTTTGTTGGCGCATATTCTACTGCTAGTGACGGTGATTTTGTAAGAACCTTTGGGCTAAGCGATGGTTATGTAAATATGACACTCGAAAATATTGAAAAGGGTGATCCAATGGCAGTTTACAAAGAACAAGGTGAGTTTAATATGTTTCTTGGTATTACACTTAACAATATTAAAGTAGCACTTTTTGCTTTTGCTTACGGAATTATGTTTGGTATTGGTAGCCTTTTCATTATGATGCGAAATGGTATAATGCTTGGAAGTTTTCAGTACTTCTTTTACGACCAAGGATTACTTTGGGAATCTGCACGTACTATTTGGATTCACGGTACTATTGAAATCTCAGTAATTGTAATAGCAGGTTGTGCCGGTTTGGTTTTAGGTAATGGCATATTATTCACAGGTACTTACACACGCCTTGAATCTTTCAAACGTGGCGTAAAAAACGGACTTAAAATTTTAATAAGTACCATCCCGTTTTTTATTATTGCTGGTTTTCTGGAAGGTTTTGTAACGAGACATACTGAGATGCCAGATTGGCTAGCCATACTCATAATCGGAGGTTCACTTGCTCTAATCTTATGGTATTACGTTTTTTATCCTATAAAATTACAGCGAAGATTAGACCAAGTTAGTATTAACAAAAACGAAATTCAGCTAGAATCAATTAATTAA
- a CDS encoding RDD family protein codes for MNEFQIETAQNVGINQNVAHIGDRMLAYLLDSIVILAYTISIYLLLAALDLDFGDLWAIYLLVSLPAFLYYVLLETFWDGKTVGKFVMKTRVVKINGSKPSFANYFVRWILRIIDVVMTLGGLATLMILIKGNGQRIGDIAAGTTVISEKVKVSIDDTIMKDLPLDYMPTYSQVTVFNDTDIQTVKNLYDEAIYKGNHNIVLNISARLQKVMQVETKETPINFIATVIKDYNYYTQNM; via the coding sequence ATGAATGAATTTCAAATAGAAACTGCCCAAAATGTAGGCATTAATCAAAACGTCGCACATATAGGTGACCGTATGCTTGCTTATCTTTTAGATAGTATTGTAATATTAGCTTACACAATATCGATTTATTTGTTATTGGCTGCGTTAGATTTAGATTTTGGTGACCTATGGGCAATCTATCTATTGGTTTCATTACCAGCGTTTTTGTATTACGTATTACTTGAAACTTTTTGGGATGGAAAAACTGTTGGAAAATTCGTTATGAAAACTCGTGTCGTTAAAATTAATGGATCTAAACCTAGTTTTGCAAATTATTTTGTGCGTTGGATTTTGAGAATTATTGATGTAGTAATGACTTTAGGTGGTTTAGCAACCTTAATGATATTAATAAAAGGAAATGGACAGCGTATTGGAGATATTGCAGCCGGTACAACAGTTATTAGTGAAAAAGTAAAAGTATCTATTGATGATACTATAATGAAAGATTTGCCACTAGATTACATGCCAACTTACAGTCAGGTTACTGTGTTTAACGATACAGATATACAAACTGTAAAAAACTTATACGACGAAGCTATTTATAAAGGCAACCACAATATTGTATTAAATATTAGTGCTAGACTTCAAAAGGTGATGCAGGTTGAAACTAAAGAAACTCCAATTAATTTTATAGCTACTGTAATAAAAGACTATAATTACTACACTCAAAACATGTAA
- a CDS encoding bleomycin resistance protein, with product MLADIHPKLPMRNKAITKDYYINKLGFKELGDVDYKEYLMLKKDNIELHFFEFKTLNPKENYGQIYIRVENIEDYYKSLLDNNITIHPNGSLQTKPWGQKEFAILDPDSNLLTFGESV from the coding sequence ATGCTAGCAGATATTCACCCGAAATTACCAATGCGTAATAAAGCAATAACCAAAGATTATTATATAAACAAACTTGGTTTTAAAGAATTAGGAGACGTTGATTACAAGGAATATTTGATGCTAAAAAAAGACAATATAGAACTCCATTTTTTTGAATTTAAAACACTAAATCCAAAAGAGAATTATGGACAAATCTACATACGAGTAGAAAATATTGAAGATTACTACAAATCGTTATTAGATAATAATATTACTATTCATCCAAATGGGTCTTTGCAAACCAAACCTTGGGGACAAAAGGAGTTTGCCATATTAGACCCAGATAGTAATTTATTGACTTTTGGAGAAAGTGTCTAG